The DNA segment CCCTCGACCACCATGCCGTGCTCGGCGTCGGCGGCCAGCGAGCGCTGGAGCTCGGTGATCAGGGTGCGCACCTCGGGCACCGCGCTGACCGCGCTGACCCTGGAGGTGACCTCCTGGGTGCGGATCGGGCCGGCCACGTCGACGCCGTCGACCACGATGGTCGGGGCGGACGGGTCGGTGCCGGAGACGATCACCGGCTTGCCGGCGACGGCGGCGATCGCGGTCGGGTCCTCGAGGTCGATGCCGTTGGTCACCATCCACCAGGTGATCGCCCGGTACTGGGCGCCGGTGTCCAGGTAGCTCAGCCCGAGCTGGGCGGCCACGGCCTTCGACGTACTCGACTTGCCCGTGCCAGAGGGGCCGTCGATCGCGACGATGACGGGCTTGGCGGTCGGAACGCCGTTTTCCACGGGTGGACACCTTCCTGGTGCGGTGCGGTGCGGTGAGCGGGGGCGGGGGCGCGAGGGCGCCCTGCACAAGGTTACTGGGTGCGGGTCACTCGTCCGGCCGCGCGTCCGGCCGGGCGGCCGACCACCGCGGGGGCCGGCCGGCCCGGGAGCGGTCGGCACCCCCGCCTCCGCGCGTCTACTGGCGCAGTGCCCAGCCCCGTTCCCGCAGCGCGGCGGTGAGCGCGCCCGCCGCCTTCGGCTCGACCATCAGCTGCACCAGACCCGCCTGCTGGCCGGTCGCGTGCTCGATGCGCACGTCCTCGACGTTGACGCCGGCCCGGCCGGCGTCCGCGAAGATGCGGGCCAGCTGGCCCGGCGAGTCGTCGATCAGCACGGCCACGACCTCGTAGGCCCGCGGAGCGGACCCGTGCTTGCCCGGTACCCGCACCTGTCCGGCGTTGCCGCGCCGCAGGACGTCCTTGATGCCCGCGCCGCCCGCGCGCCGTTCGTCCTCGTCGGAGGACTGCAGGGCGCGCAGGGCGCGGACGGTCTCGTCGAGGTCGGCGGAGACGTCCGCGAGCAGGTCGGCGACCGGGCCGGGGTTGGCGGAGAGGATGTCGATCCACATCCGGGGGTCGGAGGCGGCGATCCGGGTGACGTCCCGGATGCCCTGTCCGCACAGTCGTACGGCGGCTTCCTCGGCGTGCTCCAGACGGGCGGCGACCATGCTGGAGACCAGGTGGGGCATGTGCGAGACGAGGGCCACGGCGCGGTCGTGGGCGTCGGCGTCCATGACGACCGGCACGGCCCGGCACAGCGAGACCAGTTCCAGGGCGAGGTTCAGCACCTCGGTGTCGGTGTCCCGGGTGGGGGTGAGCACCCAGGGGCGGCCCTCGAAGAGGTCGCCGGTGGCGGCCAGCGGGCCGGACTTCTCCCGGCCGGACATGGGGTGGGTGCCGATGTACCGGGACATCACGGACGGGTCCAGGCCGCGGGCCTCCAGCTCCCGGCGCGGGCCGCCCTTGACGCTGGCCACGTCGAGGTAGCCGCGCGCGACACCCCGGGCCATGGCGTCCGCGAGGACGGCGGCCACGTGCGCGGGCGGTGCGGCGATGACCGCGAGGTCCACCGGGCCCTGGGGCGCCTCGTCGGTGCCGGCGCCGAGCGCGGCCGCCGTACGGGCCTGCTCGGGGTCGTGGTCCTCGAGGTGGACGGTGACGCCGCGCTGGGTCAGGGCGAGCGCGGCGGAGGTGCCGATCAGGCCGGTGCCGATGACGAGTGCGGTCCTCACTGGGCGATGTCCTTGCGCAGGGCGGCGGCGGCGCCGAGGTAGACGTGGGCGATGTCGGCGCGGGGCCGGTCGGACTCGATGTGCGCGAGGAGCCGGACGACCCGGGGCATGGCGCCCTCGATGTCGAGTTCCTGGGCGCAGATCAGCGGGACGTCGACAATGCCCAGCCCCCGGGCCGCGGCGGCCGGGAAGTCGCTGTGCAGGTCGGGGGTGGCCGTGAACCAGATGCTGATCAGGTCGTCGGTGGTCAGCCCGTTCCGCTCCATGACGGCGGTGAGCAGCGCTCCGACCTGCTCGTCCATGTGGCCGGCCTCGTCCCGCTCCAGTTGGACGGCCCCCCGGACCGCTCGTACCGCCACGGTGCTGCTCCTTGCTGACGTGCGCGCCGACCGGTGCCGACTCGTGCTGCGACCACCCTAGTCAGCGCACGCGGGCCGGTCGCGCACCGCCCGCCTCCCGAGACCGCCACCGGTCCTCCGGACGACCGCCCGCACCTCCGGGACTCCCCCGACCCCCGAGACCACCACGCGCCCCTGCGGGCCGACCACCCCACCCCTCCCGGACGGGCACCCACCCTGCGGGACCACCCCCGGCCTCCGGGACCGCGCCCGGCCCCCGGCATCGTCGCCGGGCCTCCGGGCCCCGCCCTCCTTGCTCGCCCCCCACGCCAGAGCACCCCTCGCGGGGCCGGAGCGGGGGCCGATCCGGTGACGCCGGGACCGAGGTTCCTTCGCCGCGGGCCTCTTCGGTGAAAAGATGCCCGAACTTGACGCTTTCCTCCCGTTACGTTCGGAGTGACGACATGACCCAGCCCGCGACGCGGCGCACGATCCTCTCGACAGGCGCCGCGGCGCTCGCCGTCGGATGCGTGGGATGCGGCGGCAACGACAGCGCGAGCTCCTCCTCCGCGAGCAGCTCGCCCAGCGGTACCCCTAGCAATGTCGCGGCCAGCGAGGACGTCGCGGCCGCCACCGGGCAGGCGCTGGCGCGGACCGCCGAGATCCCGGAGGGCGGTGGCAAGATCTTCAAGGAGCGGAAGATCGTGGTCACGCAGCCGGCGAAGGGTGAGTTCAAGGCCTTCTCGGCGATCTGCACCCACCAGGGCTGCACGGTGGCCAAGGTCGCGGACGGCACGATCGACTGCCCCTGCCACGGCAGCAGGTTCCACATCGCCGACGGAACGGTGGCGCACGGCCCGGCGACCAGGGCGCTGCCTGCCGAGCAGATCAAGGTGGAGGGAAACTCGATCCACCTGACGTGAGGGTCCCGCGTACGCTCCCGGCATGCAGTCGCAGACCCCCGAGAACGCCCGGACCCGCGGGAACACCGTGGCCGCCGGCGCCTCCCAGGCCGCCGCCGAAACCCCCGGAGCCCCCGGACTCGGCGAGAGGCTGGTGCGCGACCACACGGTCTACGCCTGTGTCATGGGCTCGCGGGCCTTCGGCCTGGCCACGGACGCCAGCGACACCGACCGGCGGGGCGTCTTCCTCGCCCCCACTCCCCTGTTCTGGCGGTTCGAGAAGCCGCCGACGCATGTGGAGGGGCCGGGCGAGGAGCGCTTCTCCTGGGAGCTGGAGCGGTTCTGCGAACTGGCGCTGCGCGGCAACCCGAACATCCTGGAGTGCCTGCACTCGCCGCTGGTGGAGCACGTGGACGACACCGGCCGCGAGTTGCTGGACCTGCGTGACGCCTTCCTCTCCCGGCGGGTCTACGACACCTTCACCGGCTACGCCCTCAGCCAGCGCCGCAAGCTCGACGTCGACGTCCGCACGACCGGCGCCCCGCGCTGGAAGCACGCGATGCACCTGCTGCGCCTGCTGATGAGCGCCCGGGACCTGCTGCGCACCGGCGAGCTGCGGATCGACGTCGGCGAGCAGCGGGAGGCACTGCTGGCGGTGAAGCGGGGCGAGGTGCCCTGGGCCGAGGTCGAGGCCCGCGTGGCGCGGCTGGCGGCCGAGACCGAGGAGGCCCTGCACGGCACCCCGCTCCCGCCGGAACCGGACCACGCGCGCGTGGCCGGCTTCCTCTTCCGCACGCGCCGCGCCTCAGCCGAGTCGGACGCGCACCACGAAGTC comes from the Streptomyces sp. NBC_00820 genome and includes:
- a CDS encoding nucleotidyltransferase domain-containing protein → MQSQTPENARTRGNTVAAGASQAAAETPGAPGLGERLVRDHTVYACVMGSRAFGLATDASDTDRRGVFLAPTPLFWRFEKPPTHVEGPGEERFSWELERFCELALRGNPNILECLHSPLVEHVDDTGRELLDLRDAFLSRRVYDTFTGYALSQRRKLDVDVRTTGAPRWKHAMHLLRLLMSARDLLRTGELRIDVGEQREALLAVKRGEVPWAEVEARVARLAAETEEALHGTPLPPEPDHARVAGFLFRTRRASAESDAHHEVVQGVLRAGRVGQG
- a CDS encoding Rieske (2Fe-2S) protein, whose amino-acid sequence is MTQPATRRTILSTGAAALAVGCVGCGGNDSASSSSASSSPSGTPSNVAASEDVAAATGQALARTAEIPEGGGKIFKERKIVVTQPAKGEFKAFSAICTHQGCTVAKVADGTIDCPCHGSRFHIADGTVAHGPATRALPAEQIKVEGNSIHLT
- the aroH gene encoding chorismate mutase, translated to MAVRAVRGAVQLERDEAGHMDEQVGALLTAVMERNGLTTDDLISIWFTATPDLHSDFPAAAARGLGIVDVPLICAQELDIEGAMPRVVRLLAHIESDRPRADIAHVYLGAAAALRKDIAQ
- the cmk gene encoding (d)CMP kinase translates to MENGVPTAKPVIVAIDGPSGTGKSSTSKAVAAQLGLSYLDTGAQYRAITWWMVTNGIDLEDPTAIAAVAGKPVIVSGTDPSAPTIVVDGVDVAGPIRTQEVTSRVSAVSAVPEVRTLITELQRSLAADAEHGMVVEGRDIGTTVLPDADLKIFLTASPEARAARRSGELKGADVHATREALIKRDAADSSRKTSPLAKAGDAVEVDTTDLTLAQVIECVVTLVEEKRAGK
- a CDS encoding prephenate dehydrogenase, which produces MRTALVIGTGLIGTSAALALTQRGVTVHLEDHDPEQARTAAALGAGTDEAPQGPVDLAVIAAPPAHVAAVLADAMARGVARGYLDVASVKGGPRRELEARGLDPSVMSRYIGTHPMSGREKSGPLAATGDLFEGRPWVLTPTRDTDTEVLNLALELVSLCRAVPVVMDADAHDRAVALVSHMPHLVSSMVAARLEHAEEAAVRLCGQGIRDVTRIAASDPRMWIDILSANPGPVADLLADVSADLDETVRALRALQSSDEDERRAGGAGIKDVLRRGNAGQVRVPGKHGSAPRAYEVVAVLIDDSPGQLARIFADAGRAGVNVEDVRIEHATGQQAGLVQLMVEPKAAGALTAALRERGWALRQ